The following are from one region of the Sandaracinus amylolyticus genome:
- a CDS encoding phosphomannomutase/phosphoglucomutase: MASIPNPFVFREYDVRGVADRDLSDDFALSLGRALGTFWARRGQRRVAVGRDCRLSSPRLHAALVRGILETGAQITDVGMVPTPLLYFSVFHLGLDGGVQITGSHNPPEDNGFKIMSGKGTLSGEEILELRRIIEQDDFAIIGERAIGAPGTRTELDILPAYEGFVRGNVKMARTDLRFAIDAGNGAGGPAALGAMRAAGLEPIALLCEPDGAFPVHHPDPSLPENLEMLVATVRELGLELGIAFDGDADRIGVIDARGDTLWGDKLMIVFARDVLARRPGAAILGEVKCSQTLYDDVAKHGGRPILWKTGHSLIKKKMKEEHALLAGEMSGHVFFADRYFGYDDAIYAALRLLEIVARSDRPLHELLHDVPKTFATPEIRVDCADDRKFGIVERVRDHYRKTHDVIDVDGARILFGEGAWGLVRASNTQPVLVLRFEAGTPERLDAIQREVEALVAQTKEG, encoded by the coding sequence ATGGCCTCGATCCCGAATCCGTTCGTGTTCCGCGAGTACGACGTGCGTGGCGTCGCCGATCGCGATCTCAGCGACGACTTCGCGCTCTCGCTCGGGCGCGCGCTCGGCACGTTCTGGGCGCGCCGTGGACAGCGCCGCGTCGCGGTCGGTCGCGACTGCCGTCTGAGCTCGCCGCGCCTCCACGCCGCCCTGGTGCGCGGGATCCTCGAGACCGGCGCGCAGATCACCGACGTCGGCATGGTCCCGACGCCGCTGCTCTACTTCAGCGTGTTCCACCTCGGGCTCGACGGCGGCGTGCAGATCACCGGCAGCCACAACCCGCCCGAGGACAACGGCTTCAAGATCATGAGCGGCAAGGGGACGCTCTCCGGCGAGGAGATCCTCGAGCTGCGCCGCATCATCGAGCAGGACGACTTCGCGATCATCGGCGAGCGCGCGATCGGCGCGCCGGGCACCCGCACCGAGCTCGACATCCTGCCGGCGTACGAAGGCTTCGTGCGCGGCAACGTGAAGATGGCGCGCACCGATCTGCGCTTCGCGATCGACGCGGGCAACGGCGCGGGCGGCCCCGCTGCGCTCGGTGCGATGCGCGCCGCGGGGCTCGAGCCGATCGCCCTGCTCTGCGAGCCCGACGGCGCGTTCCCGGTGCACCACCCGGATCCCTCGCTGCCCGAGAACCTCGAGATGCTCGTCGCGACGGTGCGCGAGCTCGGGCTCGAGCTCGGCATCGCGTTCGACGGCGATGCGGATCGCATCGGCGTGATCGACGCGCGCGGCGACACGCTCTGGGGCGACAAGCTGATGATCGTGTTCGCGCGCGACGTGCTCGCGCGTCGCCCCGGCGCGGCGATCCTCGGCGAGGTGAAGTGCTCGCAGACGCTCTACGACGACGTCGCGAAGCACGGCGGGCGCCCGATCCTCTGGAAGACGGGGCACTCGCTCATCAAGAAGAAGATGAAGGAAGAGCACGCGCTGCTCGCGGGCGAGATGAGCGGCCACGTGTTCTTCGCGGATCGCTACTTCGGCTACGACGACGCGATCTACGCGGCGCTGCGTCTGCTCGAGATCGTGGCGCGCAGCGATCGCCCGCTGCACGAGCTGCTGCACGACGTGCCGAAGACCTTCGCGACGCCGGAGATCCGCGTGGACTGCGCCGACGATCGCAAGTTCGGGATCGTCGAGCGCGTGCGCGATCACTATCGCAAGACCCACGACGTCATCGACGTCGACGGCGCGCGCATCCTGTTCGGTGAAGGCGCGTGGGGCCTCGTGCGCGCGTCCAACACGCAGCCGGTGCTGGTGCTCCGCTTCGAGGCGGGCACGCCCGAGCGGCTCGATGCGATCCAGCGCGAGGTGGAGGCGCTGGTCGCGCAGACGAAAGAAGGATGA
- a CDS encoding SH3 domain-containing protein yields MRALLALMIALAVPSIVHAQDPAPSTESTSEEDAPVGVFARVIVDRTVMRSGPGAAFRGVRSARRGDVFPIVERGTRGYWFRVELPDATHAWISGDAVYTHELSAEEASQGRFLPEVFAPAPLLQATGELHFGFGVLGVNDPNGFMTIRPTIYIAPEIGIEATLAAAVGEGGRLMIGTLGGLVNVFPDSPVVPFLAAGGGFVVSDPNADSFLLQSGVTGALYAGGGLRIAFRYRITLRLEARAWAIYEENRYVAQEELSAGFTVFF; encoded by the coding sequence ATGCGCGCGCTGCTCGCGCTGATGATCGCGCTCGCCGTTCCATCGATCGTGCACGCGCAGGATCCAGCGCCGAGCACCGAGAGCACGAGCGAAGAGGACGCACCGGTCGGCGTGTTCGCGCGGGTGATCGTCGATCGCACGGTGATGCGCAGCGGGCCCGGCGCGGCGTTCCGCGGGGTGCGCAGCGCGCGTCGTGGCGACGTGTTCCCGATCGTCGAGCGCGGGACGCGCGGCTACTGGTTCCGGGTCGAGCTGCCCGATGCGACGCACGCGTGGATCTCCGGCGACGCGGTGTACACGCACGAGCTCTCGGCGGAAGAAGCGTCGCAGGGACGCTTCCTTCCCGAGGTGTTCGCGCCCGCGCCGCTGCTCCAGGCGACCGGCGAGCTGCACTTCGGCTTCGGTGTGCTGGGCGTGAACGACCCCAACGGGTTCATGACGATCCGCCCGACGATCTACATCGCGCCGGAGATCGGCATCGAGGCGACGCTCGCCGCCGCGGTGGGCGAAGGCGGGCGGCTGATGATCGGCACGCTCGGCGGGCTCGTGAACGTGTTCCCCGACTCGCCCGTGGTCCCCTTTCTCGCCGCGGGCGGCGGGTTCGTGGTGAGCGATCCCAACGCCGACTCGTTCTTGCTGCAGTCGGGCGTGACCGGCGCGCTCTACGCGGGCGGCGGGCTCCGCATCGCGTTCCGCTATCGCATCACGCTGCGGCTCGAGGCGCGCGCGTGGGCGATCTACGAGGAGAACCGCTACGTCGCGCAGGAGGAGCTCAGTGCTGGCTTTACTGTGTTCTTCTGA
- a CDS encoding DUF3570 domain-containing protein, with product MLRAIAIACALLLLASSLASAQSGEIGVAGTLYHEGGGPLNMTVVTPGVSASVDPIEELTIRAGWEADIVSGASVAVVDAPAPEVDVISTATQLFDFRNVISGGAEVRSDYGAIRAGYAYGFENDYRSHAMTLGARAEAFERTAAFDISYARGWDEVCDVFQPRNQEPVDRRRLASSEGCFGDSPELTERPVELQTFQGSWTQAWAPIFTTQLTVTAQLVDGFQSNPYRAVWLGRTAAQEHHPDFRARYAAALGARLWLQPLSAALQANVRGYRDTWDVTSITAELAYEQVIEGALRIRVRGRYYNQTGAAFYSDDYALAPRGQFFTGDRELSPMWSTLVGAQIAYTISSGADGAALGFLRSFDLLLKGDWLHHDFPSFHYGRVAVPNVDGLIVTLALEAAF from the coding sequence ATGCTCCGTGCGATCGCGATCGCGTGCGCGCTCCTGCTCCTGGCGAGCTCGCTCGCATCGGCGCAGAGCGGCGAGATCGGCGTCGCGGGGACGCTCTATCACGAGGGCGGCGGGCCACTGAACATGACCGTCGTCACGCCCGGCGTGAGCGCGTCGGTGGATCCGATCGAGGAGCTCACGATCCGCGCGGGCTGGGAGGCCGACATCGTGAGCGGCGCGAGCGTCGCCGTGGTCGATGCGCCGGCCCCCGAGGTCGACGTGATCTCGACCGCGACCCAGCTCTTCGACTTCCGCAACGTGATCTCGGGCGGCGCCGAGGTGCGCAGCGACTACGGCGCGATCCGCGCGGGGTACGCGTACGGCTTCGAGAACGACTACCGCAGCCACGCGATGACGCTCGGCGCGCGCGCCGAGGCGTTCGAGCGCACCGCGGCGTTCGACATCTCGTACGCGCGCGGCTGGGACGAGGTCTGCGACGTCTTTCAGCCGCGCAACCAGGAGCCCGTCGATCGACGTCGTCTCGCGAGCTCCGAGGGATGCTTCGGCGACAGCCCGGAGCTCACCGAGCGCCCGGTCGAGCTGCAGACGTTCCAGGGCTCGTGGACCCAGGCGTGGGCGCCGATCTTCACGACGCAGCTCACGGTCACCGCGCAGCTCGTCGACGGCTTCCAGAGCAATCCGTACCGCGCGGTGTGGCTCGGCCGCACTGCGGCCCAGGAGCACCACCCGGACTTCCGCGCGCGGTACGCGGCGGCGCTGGGCGCGCGCCTGTGGCTGCAGCCGCTCTCGGCCGCGCTCCAGGCGAACGTGCGCGGCTATCGCGACACCTGGGACGTCACGAGCATCACTGCGGAGCTCGCCTACGAGCAGGTGATCGAGGGCGCGCTGCGCATCCGCGTGCGCGGCCGCTACTACAACCAGACCGGCGCCGCGTTCTACAGCGACGACTACGCGCTCGCGCCGCGCGGCCAGTTCTTCACCGGCGATCGCGAGCTCTCACCGATGTGGAGCACGCTCGTCGGCGCACAGATCGCGTACACGATCTCGTCCGGTGCCGACGGAGCCGCGCTCGGGTTCCTGCGCTCCTTCGATCTGCTGCTCAAGGGCGACTGGCTGCACCACGATTTTCCGAGCTTCCACTATGGTCGCGTCGCCGTGCCCAACGTCGACGGGCTCATCGTGACGCTCGCGCTGGAGGCTGCGTTCTGA
- a CDS encoding DUF4266 domain-containing protein, which translates to MRLALVIVLVGALAEGCVTVRPEEREFLADPAMTFGSEGEAGAHEAHVLSNREGSYGAAGVTGGGCGCN; encoded by the coding sequence GTGCGGCTCGCACTGGTGATCGTGCTCGTCGGCGCGCTCGCAGAGGGATGCGTGACGGTGCGGCCCGAGGAGCGCGAGTTCCTCGCCGATCCCGCGATGACGTTCGGCTCCGAAGGCGAAGCGGGCGCGCACGAGGCGCACGTGCTCTCGAACCGCGAGGGCAGCTACGGCGCGGCCGGCGTCACGGGCGGCGGCTGCGGGTGCAACTGA
- a CDS encoding mannose-1-phosphate guanylyltransferase, protein MTTKQHAWAVIMAGGSGTRFWPLSRKAHPKQLLPLAGSDASLLAETVRRIAPIIPAERVVVVTAEHLADATRAALPNVPAENVLAEPVGRNTAPCVGWAAAHVRRRDADGIVAVLAADHHIGDEPGFLTILERALGAAEHGELVTLGIKPTRPETGYGYLEVGEELGPGVYRARRFVEKPNRARAEQFLTSGSFLWNSGMFFFRASSVLDAIRVHLPGLGAALERFDHAAEQGREQDVVRAEYAALPSISIDHGVMEKEDRVVVVPGDFGWSDVGSWLTAWELAAKDAQNNAVAAGGASDDVVLVDATGSYVRAPQGKVVALIGVRDLVVVDTEDALLVVPRDRAQDVRAVVDALKARKRDDKL, encoded by the coding sequence ATGACGACGAAGCAGCACGCGTGGGCCGTGATCATGGCGGGCGGCTCGGGGACGCGGTTCTGGCCGCTCTCGCGCAAGGCGCACCCCAAGCAGCTCCTTCCACTCGCCGGGAGCGACGCGTCGCTGCTCGCGGAGACGGTGCGTCGCATCGCGCCGATCATCCCGGCGGAGCGCGTGGTGGTGGTCACCGCCGAGCACCTCGCCGACGCGACACGCGCCGCGCTGCCGAACGTGCCCGCGGAGAACGTCCTCGCCGAGCCGGTCGGTCGCAACACCGCGCCGTGCGTGGGCTGGGCCGCGGCGCACGTGCGGCGTCGTGATGCCGACGGCATCGTCGCGGTGCTCGCTGCGGATCACCACATCGGCGACGAGCCCGGGTTCCTCACGATCCTCGAGCGCGCGCTCGGCGCCGCGGAGCACGGCGAGCTGGTCACGCTCGGCATCAAGCCGACCCGCCCCGAGACCGGCTATGGCTACCTCGAGGTCGGCGAGGAGCTCGGGCCGGGCGTCTATCGCGCGCGCCGCTTCGTCGAGAAGCCGAACCGCGCGCGCGCCGAGCAGTTCCTGACGTCGGGCTCGTTCCTCTGGAACAGCGGGATGTTCTTCTTCCGCGCGAGCTCGGTGCTCGACGCGATCCGCGTGCACCTGCCGGGGCTCGGCGCCGCGCTCGAGCGCTTCGATCACGCAGCGGAGCAAGGGCGCGAGCAGGACGTGGTGCGCGCGGAGTACGCGGCGCTGCCCTCGATCTCGATCGACCACGGCGTGATGGAGAAAGAGGATCGCGTCGTGGTGGTGCCCGGCGACTTCGGATGGTCCGACGTCGGGAGCTGGCTGACCGCTTGGGAGCTCGCCGCGAAGGACGCGCAGAACAACGCGGTCGCGGCCGGCGGCGCGAGCGACGACGTGGTGCTCGTCGACGCGACGGGCTCGTACGTGCGCGCGCCGCAGGGCAAGGTCGTCGCGCTGATCGGCGTGCGCGATCTCGTCGTGGTCGACACCGAGGACGCGCTGCTCGTGGTCCCGCGCGATCGCGCGCAGGACGTGCGCGCCGTCGTCGACGCGCTCAAGGCGCGCAAGCGCGACGACAAACTCTGA
- a CDS encoding O-methyltransferase: MSTRAMGLAPELYEYVLASMPPEHPVLAWLREETAKLGGISRMQIGSDQGQLMALFVRMVAARKVLEIGCFTGYSSTAMALAMAPGGTLITCDVSEPYTKLAQQAWARAGVADRVSLRLAPALETCDALIAAGESGTFDLAFIDADKSNYDGYWERCMTLLRPGGVVLVDNVLWGGAVIDSTIDDEDTRAIRRLNGKVGRDPRVASAMIGVGDGLTIAVRL; the protein is encoded by the coding sequence ATGTCGACGCGCGCGATGGGTCTCGCTCCCGAGCTCTACGAGTACGTGCTCGCCTCGATGCCGCCCGAGCATCCGGTGCTCGCGTGGCTGCGCGAGGAGACCGCGAAGCTCGGTGGGATCTCGCGGATGCAGATCGGCAGCGATCAGGGCCAGCTCATGGCGCTCTTCGTGCGCATGGTCGCCGCGCGAAAGGTGCTCGAGATCGGCTGCTTCACCGGGTACAGCTCGACCGCGATGGCGCTCGCGATGGCGCCCGGCGGGACGCTGATCACGTGCGACGTGAGCGAGCCGTACACGAAGCTCGCGCAGCAGGCGTGGGCGCGCGCCGGCGTCGCGGATCGCGTGTCGCTGCGGCTCGCACCGGCGCTCGAGACGTGCGACGCGCTGATCGCCGCGGGTGAGAGCGGCACGTTCGATCTCGCGTTCATCGACGCCGACAAGAGCAACTACGACGGTTACTGGGAGCGCTGCATGACGCTGCTGCGCCCTGGCGGCGTGGTGCTCGTCGACAACGTGCTCTGGGGCGGCGCGGTGATCGATTCGACGATCGATGACGAAGACACTCGGGCCATCCGCCGTCTCAACGGGAAGGTCGGTCGCGACCCTCGCGTAGCCAGTGCCATGATCGGCGTCGGAGATGGGCTCACGATCGCCGTGCGATTGTGA